The Candidatus Oleimmundimicrobium sp. DNA segment ACGTTGTGCAGGGACAATCAAACTCGAAAATGCGCCGGTGGGGGTTTATCGGTATCGAGTGGGAAATTACCGTATTATATTTGATATAAATGACAACCACAAAGTTCTGGAAATTCTTGATATAACCAAGAGGGATGAGCGAACATACAAATAAGAGCAATGTCAACTCTCCTCGG contains these protein-coding regions:
- a CDS encoding type II toxin-antitoxin system RelE/ParE family toxin, whose product is MYGGIFSRRAERAYLKLQQREAKRIKEAIIKLQNEPRCAGTIKLENAPVGVYRYRVGNYRIIFDINDNHKVLEILDITKRDERTYK